Proteins encoded within one genomic window of Formosa agariphila KMM 3901:
- the gldB gene encoding gliding motility lipoprotein GldB yields MKYLSFFLLIIITAVSCKNDSKVTDEISNIEMPVNIERFDVEFSKATVTDLNGLKATYPFMFSKSYPDAFWMEKIQDTLQQELSEAVVAAFPTTEELEVEITSLFQHLKYHYPEFQAPRVITTTSYVDYRNKVIVTDSIDLIALDTYLGPDHEFYLGVQDYIKSSFNKAFIVVDLAEAYADRYILPTKNKTLLDEMISAGKKLYFKDLMIPFKTDAEKIEYTEEQYQWVVSNEAYIWQYFVDRELLYSTDSKLPGRFINPAPFSKFYLAEIDNASPGGVGAYMGWQIVKAYMENNTNVSFKTMLNMSSEDIFNHSKFKPKK; encoded by the coding sequence ATGAAGTATCTAAGTTTTTTCCTTTTAATAATAATCACAGCAGTTTCTTGTAAAAATGATAGTAAAGTAACCGATGAAATTTCAAATATTGAAATGCCTGTGAATATAGAGCGTTTCGATGTGGAATTTTCTAAAGCAACTGTTACAGATTTAAACGGATTAAAAGCTACATATCCGTTTATGTTTTCAAAATCGTATCCAGATGCTTTTTGGATGGAAAAAATTCAGGACACTTTACAACAAGAATTATCTGAGGCTGTGGTAGCAGCTTTTCCTACTACAGAAGAACTAGAAGTTGAAATAACATCTTTATTTCAGCATTTAAAATACCATTATCCAGAATTTCAAGCACCACGCGTTATTACAACAACGTCTTATGTAGACTACCGAAATAAAGTTATCGTTACAGATTCTATAGATTTAATTGCTCTAGATACTTACTTAGGGCCTGATCATGAGTTTTATTTAGGGGTTCAAGATTATATTAAATCGAGTTTTAATAAAGCTTTTATTGTAGTCGATTTAGCAGAAGCCTATGCAGACCGCTACATCTTACCTACTAAAAATAAGACGCTTTTAGATGAAATGATTTCTGCTGGTAAAAAATTATATTTTAAAGACCTCATGATTCCGTTTAAAACAGATGCTGAAAAAATTGAATATACAGAAGAACAATATCAATGGGTAGTATCTAACGAAGCTTATATTTGGCAATATTTTGTAGATCGCGAACTGTTATATAGTACAGATTCTAAATTACCTGGACGTTTTATTAATCCGGCACCTTTTTCAAAGTTTTATTTAGCTGAAATCGATAACGCTTCGCCAGGAGGAGTAGGAGCGTATATGGGTTGGCAAATTGTTAAAGCGTATATGGAAAACAATACGAATGTATCTTTTAAAACCATGTTAAACATGAGTTCTGAAGATATTTTTAATCATTCAAAATTTAAACCAAAAAAATAA
- the gldC gene encoding gliding motility protein GldC, whose product MAKIKSTIQLTVELDENRVPEQLNWTAEDGGIQNEEAKAMMLSVWDSKAQESLRIDLWTKDMPVDEMKVFFHQTLVAMSDTFKRATQDEKMTATMKDFCDYFAEKLELNKE is encoded by the coding sequence ATGGCAAAGATTAAATCAACAATTCAATTAACTGTTGAATTAGACGAAAACCGTGTTCCAGAACAATTAAATTGGACTGCTGAGGATGGTGGAATACAAAATGAAGAGGCTAAAGCGATGATGCTTTCTGTTTGGGATAGCAAGGCGCAAGAATCTTTACGAATAGATTTATGGACTAAAGATATGCCTGTAGACGAAATGAAAGTATTTTTTCATCAAACTTTAGTAGCCATGAGCGATACGTTTAAACGCGCTACTCAGGATGAAAAAATGACTGCAACAATGAAAGATTTCTGCGATTATTTTGCTGAAAAATTAGAGTTGAATAAAGAGTAA
- the nadE gene encoding NAD(+) synthase has translation MQTEKIVDHIVNWLKDYAQNAKVKGFVIGISGGIDSAVTSTLCALTGLDVLCVEMPIHQAPSHVSRAVEHIKQLSERFDNVRDTRVDLTPVFEEFKTEVSLEGADATVAMALANTRARLRMSTLYYYAGLQGLLVAGTGNKVEDFGVGFYTKYGDGGVDLSPIADLMKSEVYALAKVLNVPASIIEAAPSDGLFGDARSDEDQIGASYPELEWAMTMSDQGKTADDFSGREQEVFTIYKRFNTSNKHKMDPIPVCIIPDNLK, from the coding sequence ATGCAAACAGAAAAAATTGTAGATCACATCGTTAATTGGTTAAAAGATTATGCCCAAAACGCCAAAGTTAAAGGTTTTGTAATTGGAATTTCTGGCGGAATTGATTCTGCCGTAACCTCTACATTATGTGCGCTTACAGGCTTAGATGTATTATGTGTAGAGATGCCAATTCATCAAGCACCTAGCCATGTTTCGAGAGCTGTAGAACATATTAAACAACTTAGCGAAAGATTTGACAATGTAAGAGACACACGCGTAGACTTAACACCCGTTTTTGAAGAGTTTAAAACAGAAGTCTCTTTAGAAGGTGCAGATGCTACCGTGGCCATGGCACTTGCCAATACCAGAGCGCGTTTACGTATGTCTACTTTATATTACTATGCAGGATTACAAGGATTACTAGTTGCAGGAACAGGAAATAAAGTTGAAGATTTTGGCGTTGGGTTTTACACCAAATACGGAGATGGTGGTGTCGATTTAAGTCCGATTGCCGATTTAATGAAATCTGAAGTCTATGCACTAGCTAAAGTTTTAAATGTTCCGGCCTCAATTATTGAAGCAGCACCTAGCGATGGTTTATTTGGAGATGCAAGAAGCGATGAAGACCAAATAGGAGCATCTTATCCGGAATTAGAATGGGCAATGACCATGTCTGACCAAGGTAAAACTGCCGATGATTTTTCTGGACGCGAACAAGAAGTTTTCACGATATACAAGAGATTCAACACCTCTAACAAACATAAGATGGACCCAATACCAGTATGTATTATTCCCGATAATTTAAAGTAA
- a CDS encoding response regulator: protein MIKLLVADHHPIIRKGLELLFLTSPVIQVEGGVDDGESIFDFLKNNTVDILISEIDLPKLNGITALRRLKKEYPNVKVLIFSTHPEEVYAMSSIKAGASGYISKTANILTLREAILKINQGGIYLSNDLTHRLAFGERVNRTGSFYKKLSTREVEVLKLLSIGKKNKEIAQELDINEKTVSTYKARLMKKLNASNLVDLLNQAKLLES, encoded by the coding sequence ATGATTAAACTGTTGGTAGCCGACCACCACCCTATTATCCGGAAAGGACTAGAATTATTATTTTTAACATCACCTGTCATCCAAGTTGAAGGTGGTGTAGATGATGGTGAATCTATTTTCGATTTTCTAAAAAATAATACAGTAGACATTTTAATTTCTGAAATCGACCTGCCTAAACTTAACGGTATCACGGCATTAAGACGCTTAAAAAAAGAATATCCAAACGTTAAAGTCTTAATTTTTAGCACGCACCCTGAAGAAGTTTATGCAATGAGCTCTATAAAAGCTGGAGCCTCGGGTTATATTTCTAAAACAGCCAATATTTTAACCCTTCGTGAAGCCATTTTAAAAATTAATCAAGGAGGTATTTATTTAAGTAACGATTTAACACACCGTCTAGCATTTGGAGAACGTGTTAATAGAACAGGATCGTTCTATAAAAAACTATCCACTCGCGAGGTAGAAGTACTAAAATTACTTTCTATTGGGAAGAAAAATAAGGAAATTGCTCAAGAATTAGATATAAACGAGAAAACAGTAAGCACCTACAAAGCACGTTTAATGAAAAAACTAAATGCGTCTAACTTGGTCGATTTGCTTAACCAAGCTAAGCTTTTAGAATCATAA
- the dnaG gene encoding DNA primase: MISKSSIDTVFEASRLEEVIGDFVQLKKAGSNYKGLSPFSDERSPSFVVSPVKQIWKDFSSGKGGNVVAFLMEHEHFTYPEAIKYLARKYGIEIEETEQTNEEKEKQDTRESLYLVSEFANTHFQKVMHKTDAGQAIGLSYFKERGFTPETIKAFGLGYSLDEWQGFSDEALKKGYKLEFLEKTGLTIVKGEKYFDRFKGRVMFPIQSMSGRVLGFGGRILTNDKKAAKYMNSPESEIYYKSKVLYGIYHAKQSIAKEDNCFLVEGYTDVIQFHQTGITNVVSSSGTALTPEQIRLINRLTKNITVLFDGDAAGMRASIRGIDLILEQGMNVRVCSFPQGEDPDSFARQNTEEELRTYLEENAKDFIQFKAGLLVQDAKNDPIKKAETIRDIIQSISKIPDRIKQEVYLQECARIMDISESVLFSSLAQMGSKDSKKPSSGGGNSNSGSYGGGGSYGGSSQEPPPDFFEVIRNEDQPNNKVDVQYLLERKIIEILLLYGNREEDFEDLILKENDKGDLELEPVVQQAKVFEKIFLDLQEDEMQFGNETFKTLYYTIIDKLNQNPDFVLEQFVNTVDMHLSQEITSILMEDERHTLHDWERNNIFPKSKTEGVAQLVSETILSLRCFLIDQKVKEFQQVTLENKHDTNRNILEEVKDYYGLKMLLSRKLTRVL; the protein is encoded by the coding sequence TTGATTTCAAAATCCTCTATAGACACTGTATTTGAAGCTTCACGATTAGAAGAAGTTATTGGTGATTTTGTACAATTAAAAAAAGCTGGAAGTAATTATAAAGGACTAAGTCCGTTTAGTGACGAACGTTCTCCAAGTTTTGTAGTGTCTCCAGTGAAACAAATTTGGAAAGATTTTTCAAGCGGAAAAGGAGGAAATGTTGTGGCCTTTTTAATGGAACACGAACATTTTACATATCCAGAAGCCATAAAATATTTGGCTAGAAAATACGGAATTGAAATTGAAGAAACCGAACAAACAAACGAAGAAAAAGAAAAGCAAGATACACGCGAAAGTTTGTATTTGGTTAGTGAATTTGCCAATACCCATTTTCAAAAAGTTATGCATAAAACCGATGCTGGTCAGGCAATTGGTTTAAGCTATTTTAAAGAACGTGGTTTTACACCCGAAACGATTAAGGCATTTGGTTTAGGGTATTCGTTAGACGAGTGGCAAGGGTTTTCAGACGAAGCTTTAAAGAAAGGCTATAAATTAGAGTTTCTTGAAAAAACGGGACTTACTATAGTGAAAGGTGAGAAATATTTCGATCGTTTTAAAGGTCGTGTTATGTTTCCTATCCAGAGTATGAGTGGTCGTGTGTTAGGATTTGGTGGACGTATTTTAACAAATGATAAGAAGGCTGCGAAATATATGAACTCGCCAGAAAGTGAGATTTATTATAAAAGTAAAGTCCTTTACGGAATTTATCACGCCAAGCAAAGTATCGCAAAAGAAGATAATTGCTTTTTAGTTGAAGGGTATACCGATGTGATTCAGTTTCACCAAACGGGAATAACTAACGTGGTGTCGTCTTCTGGTACGGCATTAACTCCAGAGCAAATTCGATTAATAAATAGACTGACAAAAAATATTACGGTGTTGTTCGATGGTGATGCTGCGGGTATGCGTGCGTCTATTCGTGGAATTGATTTAATTCTGGAACAAGGTATGAATGTTCGTGTGTGTTCTTTTCCGCAAGGCGAAGATCCAGATAGTTTTGCTAGACAAAATACAGAAGAAGAATTACGTACCTATTTAGAAGAGAATGCAAAAGATTTTATTCAGTTTAAGGCTGGATTATTAGTTCAAGACGCTAAAAATGACCCTATAAAAAAGGCTGAAACCATTCGCGATATTATACAGAGTATTTCTAAAATCCCAGATCGTATTAAACAAGAAGTGTATTTGCAAGAATGTGCCAGAATAATGGATATTAGCGAATCGGTATTGTTTAGTTCTTTAGCCCAAATGGGAAGTAAAGATTCTAAAAAACCATCTAGTGGAGGCGGAAATAGTAACAGTGGTAGTTATGGTGGAGGCGGTAGCTATGGAGGTAGTAGCCAAGAGCCACCACCAGATTTTTTTGAAGTTATTAGAAATGAAGATCAACCTAATAATAAGGTTGATGTGCAATATCTTTTAGAACGAAAAATTATCGAAATCTTGTTGCTTTACGGAAACAGAGAAGAAGATTTTGAAGATTTAATTTTAAAAGAAAACGACAAAGGCGATTTAGAATTGGAGCCCGTAGTGCAACAAGCAAAAGTGTTTGAGAAAATATTTTTAGATCTTCAAGAAGATGAAATGCAGTTTGGTAACGAAACTTTTAAGACGCTGTATTATACAATTATTGATAAGCTAAACCAGAATCCAGATTTTGTTTTAGAACAATTTGTAAATACGGTAGACATGCATTTGTCTCAAGAAATAACAAGTATTTTAATGGAGGATGAGCGCCACACCTTACACGATTGGGAACGTAACAATATCTTCCCTAAATCGAAAACTGAAGGTGTAGCACAGCTTGTAAGTGAAACAATTTTAAGTTTGCGTTGTTTTTTAATCGACCAGAAAGTAAAAGAATTTCAGCAGGTTACCTTAGAAAATAAACATGACACAAACCGAAATATACTTGAAGAAGTCAAGGATTATTACGGTCTTAAAATGTTATTGTCTCGAAAATTAACTCGGGTGTTATGA
- a CDS encoding Xaa-Pro dipeptidyl-peptidase, translated as MKNTLFSLLCISFLLTLNTIAQDKATPIFKNGEAQIVKSFNNPEDWIRHDLWVETEFDTDGDGKTDRMHVAVTRPKQTDTEGLKLPIVYESSPYYAGVASDVPGLFWDVNHEIGAEEKPRVHPEVVRVGERPVISNSQIKTWVPRGYIVVHSSSPGTGLSQGAPTVGGDNESLAPKAVIDWLNGRAKGYTTPDGTETVEAYWSTGKVGMTGTSYNGTIPLAAATTGVDGLEAIIPVAPNTSYYHYYRSNGLVRSPGGYLGEDIDVLYDFIHSGDESKRAYNNKTVRDTEMKNGMDRQSGDYNDFWAGRDYLNDMEPMKAALLMSHGFNDWNVMPEHSYRIYKAAKEKGLPTQIYYHQYGHGGPPPITMMNRWFTHYLHGIDNGVENDAKAWIVREGDAPSEPTAYKDFPNPNAKPVTLHLHAGGTKAGELSTVEPKEIIQETLIDDASFSGNSLANSSTSNNRLLYVTPKLKSDVHLSGIAKINIKLASNKPAANLSVWLVSLPWNANKKAPITDNIITRGWADPQNYKSIRDSEPLIPGQFYNVAFDLQPDDQIIKKGQQIGLMIFSSDNQFTLLPEPGTELTVDLNGTTLELPVVGGINSL; from the coding sequence ATGAAAAATACACTTTTTTCCCTACTCTGTATTTCATTTTTATTAACTCTTAATACCATTGCCCAAGACAAGGCTACACCTATATTTAAAAATGGTGAAGCCCAAATAGTAAAATCTTTTAACAATCCAGAAGATTGGATTAGACATGATCTATGGGTAGAAACAGAATTCGACACCGATGGTGATGGCAAAACAGACCGTATGCACGTTGCTGTTACTCGACCAAAACAAACAGATACCGAAGGTTTAAAACTTCCTATAGTTTATGAGTCTAGTCCATATTATGCTGGTGTAGCTTCGGACGTCCCTGGCTTATTTTGGGATGTAAATCATGAAATTGGAGCTGAGGAAAAACCTCGTGTTCACCCAGAAGTTGTTCGTGTTGGTGAGCGCCCAGTAATTTCTAATTCACAAATTAAAACGTGGGTTCCACGTGGGTATATCGTTGTACATTCATCTTCTCCAGGAACTGGTTTATCGCAAGGTGCTCCTACTGTTGGTGGTGATAATGAATCATTGGCACCAAAAGCAGTAATCGATTGGTTAAACGGCCGCGCCAAAGGTTATACCACCCCAGATGGTACAGAAACTGTAGAGGCATATTGGTCGACTGGAAAAGTAGGGATGACGGGAACATCTTATAATGGAACAATACCTTTGGCTGCAGCAACAACTGGAGTTGATGGTCTAGAAGCGATCATACCTGTAGCTCCAAATACATCGTATTATCACTATTACAGATCTAATGGTTTAGTTCGTTCTCCGGGCGGATATCTTGGTGAAGACATCGATGTTCTATATGATTTTATTCATAGCGGAGATGAATCGAAACGTGCTTACAATAATAAAACCGTTCGTGATACCGAAATGAAAAATGGTATGGATAGACAATCTGGAGATTATAACGATTTTTGGGCTGGTCGAGATTATTTAAACGATATGGAACCTATGAAAGCGGCGTTATTAATGTCGCATGGATTTAATGATTGGAATGTCATGCCAGAACACAGTTATCGGATCTATAAGGCTGCTAAAGAGAAAGGACTTCCAACACAAATTTACTACCACCAATATGGGCACGGTGGACCGCCACCAATAACTATGATGAATCGTTGGTTTACACATTATTTACACGGTATAGATAATGGTGTTGAAAACGATGCAAAAGCTTGGATTGTTAGAGAGGGTGATGCTCCCAGTGAACCAACAGCTTATAAAGACTTTCCTAATCCAAATGCTAAACCCGTTACATTGCACTTACATGCTGGCGGAACTAAGGCAGGTGAATTAAGCACTGTAGAACCAAAAGAAATTATACAAGAAACCCTTATAGACGATGCTAGTTTCTCAGGAAATTCTTTAGCAAACTCAAGCACATCTAATAACAGATTACTATATGTTACACCAAAATTAAAATCGGATGTACATCTTTCTGGTATTGCTAAAATCAACATAAAATTAGCAAGTAATAAACCTGCTGCAAACTTATCGGTTTGGTTAGTATCTTTACCTTGGAACGCCAATAAAAAAGCGCCAATTACCGATAATATTATTACCCGTGGATGGGCAGATCCACAAAATTATAAATCGATTCGTGACAGTGAACCTTTAATTCCTGGCCAATTTTATAATGTTGCTTTCGATTTGCAACCAGATGATCAAATCATAAAAAAGGGGCAGCAAATTGGCCTTATGATTTTTTCTAGTGATAACCAATTTACGTTACTACCAGAACCAGGAACAGAATTAACGGTAGATTTAAACGGAACAACCTTAGAATTGCCCGTTGTTGGAGGTATTAACTCCCTATAA